GGCGCCGCAGCGGAGGAGGTCCGCCCCGGGCCCGCGCGGGAGGCAGTGCGCCCCGGCCTCGCCTCGGAGGCGGTGCGCCTCGGCCCCCGGGACCACGAGGCCGACCGGCCGCACGCCCTCGCCGGCACCGGGAAGCTGGTCCTCGCGCTGGCCGTGGCCCGGCTGGCCGACGACGAGCCGGGCCTGCTGGCCCAGCCCGTGGAGATCGGTGCCCGGCACCGCGCCGGCGCCCGGGCCGGGACGTTGCGGCTCATGGGTGGGGACCTGTCCCTGGCGGTCGGCGACGCGATGGCGCTGGTCGTCGGGACCGGGGACGGGGCCTGCGTGCTGGCGCTGCTCGAGGCGCTGGCCGCCCGCGGCGTGGACGTCCTGGCCGAGGCGCGACGGGCGGTGGCGGACGTGGGGCTGGCGGCCACGGAGCTGACCGGCCTGGAGGCGGGGGAGAGCTGGGGCGAGGGGCTGCTGGGCACCACGACCCCCGCGGACCTGTGCGCACTGCTGGAGCGGCTCGTCGCCGCCGGGATGCCGGTTGCCCACGGGGGCGCGCCCGCCGGGCCGCCGCGGGTCGCCCACCGGCTCGCGGCCATGGGAGAGGCCGCCGGGGCGCCCGGTGGCCCGGCCTCGCCGTCTCCGCCCGTGGCCAACCCTGCCCCGGCCACGGAGGAGGGATCCGGAGCGCCGGGCGGACCGGCGCCACTGCCTGCGCCCGTGGCCGACCGCGTCCTGGGCTGGATGGGGACGGCGTTCGAGCCGGCCGGGCTCGCGAGCGCGCTGCCGGGCTTCGGCCCGCGGACCCTCCCGCACCGCACCGTCTCCGGGTGGGAGCTGCTCGCCCCTCCCGGGGCACCCGGGTGCGCCTCCGTGCTCGTCCTGCCGGCCGGCGTCGGGACCGGGAGCCCGGCCGCCTGCGTGGCGGCCTATCACCCCGGCGCCCGGGCCGACGGATCTGCCGTGCCACCGCGGGAGCGCTCACGGACCCTGGGCGCGCTGGGCCTGGCCGTCGCCGCGGCCCGTGGCGACGCCAGCCGCCTCGGCTGAGGCGCCTCCGGACGGTCCCGGCCCGGCCGTCCGGACCCCGGAGACCCGTCCAAGCCCCGGGACCACCCCGGACATGTCCTCCGGAGCCGGACGAATGCCGGCTGGGCCGCCAGCCGCCAGCCGCCAGCCGTCAGCCGCTGACGTGCCCGGCCAGCTCGGCGCCCCAGGCCTTGGCCCGGTCGATCTCGTCGTGCTTGAGCGGGCCGGCGGTGTCCTCGACCCAGAACGTCTCCCCGCGCTCCACGTGCTGGAAGCCGCGGTGCTGCAGCGCCTTCAGTGCGCTCTTGGCCGCCGAGCCGGGCAGGCCGGGGACCTTGACGCGCGTGTCGAAGGTGTACACCGGCACATCGGGCCGGGCCTGCACTGACTCGATCCACTCGCGGATGCCGGACTCGGACGGCTCGTGCGCGGTGGCGCCCTGCTCGTGCGCCCCCTCCCGGGTCCGTTCCCGTGTCATGGAGAAGGCATGCGTGGGACCGCCCACCAGCAGCAGGCGCACCTCCGCGGGGATCTGCGGGCCGGCGTCGGCGGCGTCCACCACCTCGACGGCGGCGCCCCCGCCGAGGGCGTCGTGCAGTCCCTCGGCCACGGCGTCCGCCGCGTGCCGGGTGTTGCCGAACTGCGATTCCACGATGATCAGCACGCTCATGACGACCTCCGGACCGGTGCGATGCCGCCAGTGTAGGAAGCCGCCGGGCGGCCGGTGAAGGCCCGGCCGCCCCCTGGCCTCAGGTGATCCGGACGGTGACCCGCGGTCGCCGGCTCACGGCCAGGACGGCTCCTCGGCGTGGGCGATGAACAGCTCGCGCACCTCGCAGCCGGCCGGCTGGGACAGCGCGAACAGCACGGCGTTGGCCACGTTCTGCGGGTCGTTGAGCTGGGAGTCGTCCTGCGGCTTGTACTGCTCCGTGCGGTCGTCGAAGAACCGGGTCTTCATGCCGCCGGGGATGAGCTGGGTGACGCCCACCTCGCCCTTGAGCTCCGCCGCCAGGGCCTGCGTGAAGCCCAGGACGCCGAACTTGGAGGCGCAGTAGGCGGTCGCGTCTGAGACGCCCTTGAGGGCCAGCGTGGAGGCCACGGTGACGATCCGGCCGCGCGAGGCCCGCAGCGCCGGCAGCGCCGCGCGGACCGTGGAGACGGTGCCGAACAGGTTCACGCCCACCACCAGTTCCCAGTCCTCCACGGACACGTCCTCGAGGCGGCCGCAGCGGTCGATGCCCGCGGCGGTCACGACGGCGTCCAGGCCCCCGGCCTCCTCGGCCGCCGTGCGCACGGCCTCGGTGACCGCGGCGGTGTCCGCCACGTCCACCTGGTAGGCGGGCACCCCGGACACGGCGCTGATGTCCCGGTCCAGGACGATCGGCGTGCCGCCGTGCTCGCGCACCGCCGCCACGATCGCGGCGCCGAGGCCGGAGGCGCCACCGGTGACCAGGACGCGGCCGGGGTTGGGGGACTGGGAGATCATGCGTGGTCCTCTCATCGGGAAGGGCCGCCCCCGCGGCGGCCCGACTTCCCCCACCGTAACGGAGGGCCGGTAGGGTCGGATCCATGACCACCACCGCCACCGCCCCTGCAGAGATCACCGTGCTCAGCCCCCACGACGGCTCCGTCGTCGGGACGCTGCCCTGCGCCGGCGAGGACGAGGTCCGCGCCGCCGTCGCCACCGCCCGGTCCACCGCCCGGGACTGGGCCCGCACCAGCCCGGAGGAGCGCGGCCGCATCCTGCGCGCCGCCGCCGACGCCCTGGCCGAGCACGCGCAGGAGCTGGCCGAGCTGAACACCCGGGAGACGGGCAAGCTGGCCGGCGAGGCCCTCGGCGGCGTGATGGCCGGCGTCGGGACCCTGCACCAGTACGCCGAGCTGGGCCCGGTGCACCGCGGCCGCAGCCTGCGCGGCTCCGCGCTCGCCGCGGACTGGACCGTGGCCGAACCCCGCGGCGTGGTCGCCGCGATCACCCCGTGGAACGACCCCGTGGCCGTGGCCGCGGGCCTGCTGGGCGCCGCGATCGTCACCGGCAACACCGTGGTCCACAAGCCCTCCGAGCGCTGCCCGCACACCGGGGCGCGCCTGGGCGAGATCCTCGCCGCCGCGCTGCCCGAGGGCGTGCTCGTCACCGTCACCGGCGGCCCGGAGACGGGGCGGCTGGTGACGTCCAGCCCGGACGTGGACATGGTCGCCCACGTCGGTTCCACGGAGACCGGCCAGGCGATCGCCCGCGCCGCCCTGGAGACCGGCGCCCACGTGATCCGCGAGAACGGCGGCAACGACCCGCTCGTGGTGGACGAGGACGTGGACCCGGCCTGGGCCGCCGAGCAGGCCGCGATCGGCGCGTTCACCAATGCCGGCCAGATCTGCACCTCCGTGGAGCGCGTCTACGTCCACCGGGCGATCGCGGAGCCGTTCCTGGCGGCGCTCACCGCCGAGGCCGAGCGCCGCTCGGCCGACCCGGAGCTGCTGGCCCCCCTCGTGGACCGCCGCCTACGCGAGACCGTCCACGGGCACGTGACCGAGGCCGTCGCCGCCGGGGGCACCGTGCTCGCCGGCGGGGAGGTGCCCGCGGGAGAGGGCTCGGCCTACCCCGCCACCGTGCTGCGCGACTGCACGCAGGAGATGACCGTGATGCGCGAGGAGACCTTCGGCCCCGTGGCCCCGGTGTGCGTGGTGGACGGCTTCGAGGAGGGGCTGCGGCTGGCCGCCGAGGGCCGCTACGGGCTGGCCGCCACCGTGCTGACGGGGTCGATCGCGCACGCCCAGCAGGCCGTGGCCGAGCTCGGCGTGGGCACGCTCAAGGTCAACAACGTCTTCGGCGGGGCCCCGGGCGGGGCCGCCCAGCCGCGCCGGGACAGCGGCTCCGGCTTCGGCTACGGGCCCGAGCTGCTCGACGAGATGACCGAGGTCAAGGTCGTCCACGTGGAGATGCCGCCGGCCCGGTGACGGCCGGATGAGGGTCCGGGCGGGGGCGGCAGCGCCCGGCGCCGGTCAGCCGCGGATCATCCGCCGCACCCGCGTCACCTGGGTGTCCAGCGTCTCGACGAGCCGCGCGGCCCGGGCGATGTCCTCCGCGAGCCGGAACTCGACGTCGCGGTCCTTCACCGGCGCCAGGTCCGTCTCGAGGGTGACCACCGCGGCCACCAGCCCCGCGCGCACCCCGGCGAGGGCCGTGCCCACGTCGCTGAGCACGTTCGGGTTGCACTTGTCCAGCAGCTCCCGGGCCACCTGCACGACGTCGGCCCCGATCGTCACGATCGCCCGCGGCGGTTCCGCGGCGCGCGTGATTGCCGACTGGATGCGCCGGGAGCGCTCGGCGCGCTCGTCCTCGGTGTCCTTCGGCAGCGCGAAGGCGTCCGCGACGGCGGCGAAGCCGGACTCGTCCGCGTCCGAGAGTCCCAGCGCGCTCGCGATCAGCTCCTCGCAGCGCGCGGCCAGCTCCTCGCGCTCGCTGAAGCGGGCGGCCATGGCCACGAGCGCGGCGCCCTGGGCGGTCATCAGCGCGCCGGTGGCCCCGCCGCCGGGCGTCGGCTCCCCGGAGGCCAGGCGGTTCAGGTAGTCCTCGATGCGTTCGTGACGGATCATGGCCCCATCATGCCCTGCCGCGCCACCGGCGGTCGATGGACGCCCCCGCCTGCCCGCCCGGTTCCCGCCGGATCGCCATCACCGGATGGACGATTCCTGTGGGAACGGTCCGGGGAATGGTCCATCAGGGCATGAACCGTGCGGGTGGCTGTGCCTCGGTGGCGCGGCCGCACCGTGGTGGTCAGCCGCCCAGCCGCACCGTGCTGGTCAGGGTGGTGAGCGTGGGCGAGCGCGGCGTGGAGCTGAACCCGAAGCGCGGTGGCGGGTCCATGTCCGCCAGGGCGCCGAGGTCCTGCCCGTCCCACGTCGCGCTCGATGCGGTGAGCCGGTGCAGGTCCCGGGCGGCGTACCACTCGAGGCGGTCGTTGCCGGCCGTGCCGAGGGTGCGCACGCCGGGCATGACGAGCCGGGCGACCCGGTCGCTGACCCGGGCCACGGTGAGCGTGCGCCCCAGCCGCGGCGGCACCGCGCGCAGCACGTGTCCCCAGCCGGTCCG
This genomic window from Citricoccus sp. SGAir0253 contains:
- a CDS encoding serine hydrolase, which codes for MSAPSPARPAPPALGTPLADVPTAAPGLRFAVRFPGAPASGEEAGAAASRPGAAAEEVRPGPAREAVRPGLASEAVRLGPRDHEADRPHALAGTGKLVLALAVARLADDEPGLLAQPVEIGARHRAGARAGTLRLMGGDLSLAVGDAMALVVGTGDGACVLALLEALAARGVDVLAEARRAVADVGLAATELTGLEAGESWGEGLLGTTTPADLCALLERLVAAGMPVAHGGAPAGPPRVAHRLAAMGEAAGAPGGPASPSPPVANPAPATEEGSGAPGGPAPLPAPVADRVLGWMGTAFEPAGLASALPGFGPRTLPHRTVSGWELLAPPGAPGCASVLVLPAGVGTGSPAACVAAYHPGARADGSAVPPRERSRTLGALGLAVAAARGDASRLG
- a CDS encoding flavodoxin/nitric oxide synthase, which codes for MSVLIIVESQFGNTRHAADAVAEGLHDALGGGAAVEVVDAADAGPQIPAEVRLLLVGGPTHAFSMTRERTREGAHEQGATAHEPSESGIREWIESVQARPDVPVYTFDTRVKVPGLPGSAAKSALKALQHRGFQHVERGETFWVEDTAGPLKHDEIDRAKAWGAELAGHVSG
- a CDS encoding SDR family oxidoreductase codes for the protein MISQSPNPGRVLVTGGASGLGAAIVAAVREHGGTPIVLDRDISAVSGVPAYQVDVADTAAVTEAVRTAAEEAGGLDAVVTAAGIDRCGRLEDVSVEDWELVVGVNLFGTVSTVRAALPALRASRGRIVTVASTLALKGVSDATAYCASKFGVLGFTQALAAELKGEVGVTQLIPGGMKTRFFDDRTEQYKPQDDSQLNDPQNVANAVLFALSQPAGCEVRELFIAHAEEPSWP
- a CDS encoding aldehyde dehydrogenase; the protein is MTTTATAPAEITVLSPHDGSVVGTLPCAGEDEVRAAVATARSTARDWARTSPEERGRILRAAADALAEHAQELAELNTRETGKLAGEALGGVMAGVGTLHQYAELGPVHRGRSLRGSALAADWTVAEPRGVVAAITPWNDPVAVAAGLLGAAIVTGNTVVHKPSERCPHTGARLGEILAAALPEGVLVTVTGGPETGRLVTSSPDVDMVAHVGSTETGQAIARAALETGAHVIRENGGNDPLVVDEDVDPAWAAEQAAIGAFTNAGQICTSVERVYVHRAIAEPFLAALTAEAERRSADPELLAPLVDRRLRETVHGHVTEAVAAGGTVLAGGEVPAGEGSAYPATVLRDCTQEMTVMREETFGPVAPVCVVDGFEEGLRLAAEGRYGLAATVLTGSIAHAQQAVAELGVGTLKVNNVFGGAPGGAAQPRRDSGSGFGYGPELLDEMTEVKVVHVEMPPAR
- a CDS encoding cyclodeaminase/cyclohydrolase family protein, with protein sequence MIRHERIEDYLNRLASGEPTPGGGATGALMTAQGAALVAMAARFSEREELAARCEELIASALGLSDADESGFAAVADAFALPKDTEDERAERSRRIQSAITRAAEPPRAIVTIGADVVQVARELLDKCNPNVLSDVGTALAGVRAGLVAAVVTLETDLAPVKDRDVEFRLAEDIARAARLVETLDTQVTRVRRMIRG